In Hyla sarda isolate aHylSar1 chromosome 9, aHylSar1.hap1, whole genome shotgun sequence, the following proteins share a genomic window:
- the LOC130291008 gene encoding zinc finger BED domain-containing protein 5-like → MKFMSFLKIRNLLLQRTLRTSKFAYVADIFVNELKFKLQGQNSNIFSSIDNMQAFRNKLIYWKNRISAGDFAVFPTISCFCEESSIEHSIFPNIKALIINHLKNLENEILQYFPEIETDGAQNNWILDPFCENNVDTAELSVDLKEKLFEIAADRTLKARMDSNVGDFWHSVRNEYEDLSNAALTALLPFPSTHLCESAFSALTAIKTKAASILASSL, encoded by the coding sequence ATGAAATTTATGTCTTTCTTGAAGATCAGAAATCTGCTTTTGCAGCGCACTTTGAGGACGAGCAAATTCGCATATGTTGCCGACATATTTGTCAATGAGTTGAAATTTAAACTTCAAGGACAGAACAGCAACATATTTTCTTCCATTGACAACATGCAAGCTTTTCGTAACAAACTTATCTACTGGAaaaacagaatttctgctggagattttgCAGTCTTCCCAACAATTTCATGTTTTTGTGAAGAATCGAGCATCGAGCATTCAATCTTTCCTAATATCAAAGCATTGATCATCAATCATTTGAAGAATCTGGAAAACGAAATTCTCCAATATTTTCCTGAAATTGAAACAGATGGTGCCCAGAACAACTGGATTTTGGATCCTTTTTGTGAAAACAATGTTGACACAGCAGAACTTTCTGTTGACTTGAAAGAGAAATTATTTGAAATTGCAGCAGACAGAACGTTGAAAGCAAGAATGGACAGCAACGTGGGAGATTTCTGGCATAGTGTGCGTAACGAATATGAAGATTTGAGTAATGCAGCATTGACGGCATTGTTGCCTTTTCCATCAACGCATTTATGTGAAAGTGCTTTCTCGGCTTTGACTGCAATAAAAACTAAAGCAGCATCCATCCTCGCATCAAGTCTTTGA